The window AACTGCCGAAATACTCGTTCGGCACCTTCCGCCGCTGGTACCGGCAGCAGGCGCAGGCGCAGCAGCGTTACGCCGAGCAGGTGGCGTTTTTCCACGGCTGCTTCGTCAACTATAACCACCCGCAGCTGGGCAAGGATTTGATCCGGGTGTTCAATGCGCTGGATATCGGCGTGCAGTTGCTGAAGCGCGAGAAATGCTGCGGCGTGCCGCTGATCGCCAACGGGTTTATTGAGCAGGCCAAAAAGCAGGCCAGGGTTAACGCCGAGTCGCTGCATGAAACGGTGCTGGAGCGCGGCATTCCGGTGGTGGCCACTTCATCGAGCTGCACCTTCACCCTGCGCGACGAATACCCCCACTTGCTGGACGTAGACACTACCCCGGTGCGCGATCGGGTGGAGCTGGCGACGCGCTATCTCTATCGCCTGATCAATCAGGGGCGCAGCCTGCCGCTGAAACGCACGCCGCTGCGGGTGGCGTATCACACGCCTTGCCATATGGAGAAGATGGGCTGGACCGCCTACACCCTGGAGCTGCTGCGGCAGATACCGGGGCTGGAGCTGGTGGTGCTGGATTCGCAGTGCTGCGGCATCGCCGGCACCTACGGGTTCAAATCGGAGAACTACGCCACGTCGCAAGGCATCGGCGCGCCGCTGTTCCGGCAGATAGAAGAGAGCGGGGTGGATCTGGTGGTGACCGACTGCGAGACCTGCAAATGGCAGATCGAAATGTCCACCAGCAAGCGCTGCGAACATCCGATCACCCTGCTGGCGCAGGCGCTGGCATAAAACGAAAGGGCCGGCAGGCCGGCCCCTGCGGGATTACTGCTTCAGCTTCAGGGTAGAGATGATGCCTTCGGCTTCAGTCTGCGCCTGCTGCTGATTGTCTGCCGGCAGCGTTACCTGGATGGTCAGCATGTTGTTGTTCAGCGAACCGATCAGGACGGAAGAATAAGCCTTTTCACCGCCGCTGGTGATGATGCTGTCCAGCTGACGCAGCGGCACGCCGTTGACGTCGAGCGCCTTGTTGGTGATCACCTGCAGGTTGGCGTCACGCGCGCGCTGGGTATTCTCCAGGCGTTTGGCCAGAGTCTCCAGGCTGTCGGCGGTCTTGTCGCCCAAGATGACGATCACCGCGCGCTGGCCGGTGCTGTCTGCGTAAACATGCATGTTGTTGGCCTGGTTGCCCAACTTGCCGCTCTGATCCGCCATGCCGACCGGCAGGGTGAACGCCAGTTTACCGTCCAGCAGGCTCACCTGCTGCCCGGCCGGCGCGCTGGCCGCCGCGCCGTCTGGCGCTGCCTTGGTGTCTTTGGTTTCGCCGTCGCAGGCCGCGAGGCCAAGCGCCAGCAGGCTGATACCCATCAATTTCGCTACTTTACGCATCGGGCTTCCTTCTTCCTTTCCGGTAGGGATTCACTGTCGTATCGCAACCTATTCCAGGTTGAAATGCAAGGCAGATGTTGTCACAAGTTTTTTTCCAGTAATAGCCGATAATCAGCCACTTCGCCTTTCTTTTCCAGCTGAACAATCTGATAGTGGTGGGCGATCAGCATCGTCAGCATGGCGCGGAACCGGTTACGGGTTTTGACCGTCAGTTGGCGATAGCCCTGCGCCCGCGCCCAACGTTCCTGTTCAGCCAACAAGGCCTGCGCCACGCCGTGGCGACGAAATGCCGGCAGCACGCCGCCCAGCCAGCTGTAAAACACCGTTTCCTGCCGTTGATAACCGAGTTTGAAACCGGCCGGCTGTCCGGCTATCTCGGCGATCAACAGGCTGGCGGGGGCGGCGCCGATGCGTCGCTGCAGATCGGCCAGGCTGTGCAGGCCGCCGAATTCGGGGATGCGTTGGTAAAGGCGGTGGATGTCTTCGAGCGTGGCGGTGCGGACGATTGGGGTCATGAGCGGCCTCCAAAGGATAGGGCCGCCCAGAATAGCACGACTCAGCCCGGCAGCAGGCCGCCGCTGCGCGCCGCGATGCGTTTGAGCAGCATGTTCAGCAACACGCCGTACATCGGCAGGAAGAACAGCAGGCAGATCATCACCTTGAAGCTGTAATCCACCAGCGCGATCTCCACCCAGTTGTTGGCCATGAAGGGATCGCTGCTCTTATAAAAGGCGATGAAGAAGAACGCCAGCGTATCGCTGATGTTGCCGAGGAACATCGCCGCCGCCGGCGCCACCCACCAGGCGCTGCGTTGGCGCAGGCGGTTGAAGACGTGTACGTCGAGGATCTGGCCGAGCACATAGGCCATAAAGCTGGCGACGGCGATGCGCGCCACGAACAGGTTAAAACTGC of the Serratia marcescens subsp. marcescens ATCC 13880 genome contains:
- a CDS encoding GNAT family N-acetyltransferase gives rise to the protein MTPIVRTATLEDIHRLYQRIPEFGGLHSLADLQRRIGAAPASLLIAEIAGQPAGFKLGYQRQETVFYSWLGGVLPAFRRHGVAQALLAEQERWARAQGYRQLTVKTRNRFRAMLTMLIAHHYQIVQLEKKGEVADYRLLLEKNL
- the glpC gene encoding anaerobic glycerol-3-phosphate dehydrogenase subunit GlpC; this encodes MSLHQDHSFESCIKCTVCTTYCPVAKVNPLYPGPKQAGPDGERLRLKDPALYDEALKYCTNCKRCEVACPSDVKIGDIIQRARADFAQSKPTLRDAILSHTDIMGSLSTPFAPIVNAATGLKPVRKLLDKALKIDHRRELPKYSFGTFRRWYRQQAQAQQRYAEQVAFFHGCFVNYNHPQLGKDLIRVFNALDIGVQLLKREKCCGVPLIANGFIEQAKKQARVNAESLHETVLERGIPVVATSSSCTFTLRDEYPHLLDVDTTPVRDRVELATRYLYRLINQGRSLPLKRTPLRVAYHTPCHMEKMGWTAYTLELLRQIPGLELVVLDSQCCGIAGTYGFKSENYATSQGIGAPLFRQIEESGVDLVVTDCETCKWQIEMSTSKRCEHPITLLAQALA
- a CDS encoding DcrB family lipoprotein; translation: MRKVAKLMGISLLALGLAACDGETKDTKAAPDGAAASAPAGQQVSLLDGKLAFTLPVGMADQSGKLGNQANNMHVYADSTGQRAVIVILGDKTADSLETLAKRLENTQRARDANLQVITNKALDVNGVPLRQLDSIITSGGEKAYSSVLIGSLNNNMLTIQVTLPADNQQQAQTEAEGIISTLKLKQ
- a CDS encoding 7-cyano-7-deazaguanine/7-aminomethyl-7-deazaguanine transporter encodes the protein MYSFTAQQRFTALVWLSLFHIAIITSSNYLVQLPITVFGFHTTWGAFTFPFIFLATDLTVRIFGAPLARRIILAVMVPALFISYVISTVTYQGEWQGFAALSSFNLFVARIAVASFMAYVLGQILDVHVFNRLRQRSAWWVAPAAAMFLGNISDTLAFFFIAFYKSSDPFMANNWVEIALVDYSFKVMICLLFFLPMYGVLLNMLLKRIAARSGGLLPG